The stretch of DNA GGCGATGACGGTAGGCACGCTTCACTGCTCTAGTCGTCGCTGGGTGGTCTATGAATTGAGgaataatttttattatgtttgatttTCGTTGAACTGTGATGATTGAAGATGGATATATCAAAAGTTTCTTGAAAAAAAAGTATGTACATCAAGTAAAATATTATTAATCACGAAAAAGGTTAAGATACCGGGATGTAGCACACATCTATGAGGAGAGGGAGTAATTAAGCTTGTCGTAAAGTACCAACTTTTATATTTAATCACCATACACTGTATTATACTAGTTGTAGTCTTATAAAATAAACACTCTTACCAGAAAATAAGATACAAGCCATAGAAGATGCTTTAAAGTAGTGCGTCAAGGACATTCGCACATCCCAATTAGACAAACCAAATTCATGATACACCAGTAAATACATAGAGTTGAACCTAGTATTATGTGCTTCTGCTTTCAAGATGTATCGTCACTTGATTCATGTCGATATGACATGACTATGTTGCCAGTAAGGCAATAACTTGTCCAAGAATATCGAATGCGGCCTATGAATATGGGAGTAATTTTTATCATGTCTGATATTCGATgaactgtcatgattgaagatgaatatatCAAAAGTTTTTCGAAAAAAAGTATGTACATCAAGTAAAATATTATTGATCACGAAAAAGGTCAAGATACCGGGATGTAGCACACATATATGAGGAGAGGGAGTAAGCTTGTATGTAAAGAACCAACTTTTATATTTTATCACCATACACTGTATTATACTAGTTGTAGTCTTGTAAAATAAACACTCTTACCAGAAAATAAGATACAAGCCATGGAAGATGCTTTAAAGTAGTGGGTCAAGGACATTCACACAGCCCAATTAGACAAATCAAATTCATGACACATCAGTAAATACATAGAGATCAAGCTGGTATATGCTTCTGCTTTCAAGATGTATTGTCACTTGATTCATGTCGATATGACATGACTAAGTTGCCAGTAAGGCAATAACTTGTCCAAGAATATCGAATGCAGCCTGTGGGTGGTTTCGCTTTAGTTGAGCAAACCCCTCGCTGTTTATGATTTCTTGTAATCTCTTGCTGTTTCTTGTCATATACCTGAGACAGCAATCCTTGAGCTGCTGACAATGGTATTGCTCTGCAAGATCCAAGGTGAAACCCACCGTGTTGATATTCGGCGCCTTGCTCAGCCTGCTCTCGCACATCAGCTTTAGCCTTTCCATTGCGTAACGATCAGCCGCGATAAGCAAATGTTGCGCCATGTTTGTGgtctcctccgttgtctcgtccatAGACTCCGGCAGACGATCATTGTACACGTAATGCAGCAGGATCTCGAAAACCTTGGCATCCACGTCCTCGATGCGGATGCTGCTTTCTCTGCTCTCCATCATGGCACCGCACAGCTGGGCTCGGAAGACGGGCGATCTCGCAGCAAGCACGCACGCGTGCACCTTGAATCTCTTGAACCAGCCGATCTTGATGGTCAGGTCTGCCTTTGATAGGATCTACTAGCACTCTCGATTAATAGCAGTATATGTGGCGATTACAGAGACGGATTACAAGAATTGCGATCTAGGGTTCGTctggggaaggaagaggaaggggaTAAGAGCCGAGGCACCGTCGCCTTGATCCACTGGATGCCCTTCCCTTCGTCGCCTCCAGGTTAAGTAATGCGTGGCTTGGCCGTGGCCCATTTTGGGCCCGCGTACTTGGCGTTGGGCTTCCTGGCGC from Triticum dicoccoides isolate Atlit2015 ecotype Zavitan chromosome 6A, WEW_v2.0, whole genome shotgun sequence encodes:
- the LOC119318759 gene encoding BTB/POZ and MATH domain-containing protein 1-like codes for the protein MVTKSSSAVVVHAGEHLFKVVGHSMITGKIPLTSDTFRVADHDWAIMYYPNDDARVVNGQFSSIFLKLMTAGEEEVRAFYSFCLQDPAAPATGEKHKYKTGPKKFSSTDWGWGRSKFVSKADLSGCLDDGCLVIKCTIEVPRLMDDQQEGDENDGVIVPPADLSKDLANFLDSGLKADLTIKIGWFKRFKVHACVLAARSPVFRAQLCGAMMESRESSIRIEDVDAKVFEILLHYVYNDRLPESMDETTEETTNMAQHLLIAADRYAMERLKLMCESRLSKAPNINTVGFTLDLAEQYHCQQLKDCCLRYMTRNSKRLQEIINSEGFAQLKRNHPQAAFDILGQVIALLAT